A stretch of Desulfotignum phosphitoxidans DSM 13687 DNA encodes these proteins:
- a CDS encoding DUF429 domain-containing protein, with protein sequence MNYVGIDGCRGGWCQVWLHSDGSHGSGILKTIEEWTELPESADAVVFIDMPIGLKENGPHERQCDKAARKLLKKRGSSIFPAPCRQSLAEKDYLAASDLNQAVTGRRLSKQTYHLMPKIRELDGFIRGVGRGLDIREFHPELGFLALNRFVPLTHSKKNRAGREERLEILSRYASCSPAILSEAAKRFPRNQAGVDDILDALCGAVSALFKDHLVSLPAVPETDSCGLPMQIVYADPDNAGPVR encoded by the coding sequence GTGAACTATGTCGGCATCGACGGATGCAGGGGCGGGTGGTGCCAGGTTTGGCTGCATTCGGATGGGTCCCATGGGTCCGGTATCCTGAAAACCATTGAAGAATGGACAGAATTGCCGGAAAGCGCCGATGCCGTCGTGTTCATCGACATGCCCATCGGGCTGAAGGAGAACGGTCCCCATGAACGGCAATGCGATAAAGCTGCCCGAAAACTGTTGAAAAAAAGAGGGTCCAGCATATTTCCGGCCCCCTGCCGGCAGAGCCTGGCTGAAAAGGATTATCTGGCGGCCAGTGATCTCAATCAGGCCGTCACCGGCCGCCGCTTGTCTAAGCAGACCTATCACCTCATGCCCAAAATCAGGGAACTGGATGGTTTCATCCGGGGGGTGGGCCGGGGGCTGGATATCAGAGAATTTCATCCGGAACTGGGATTTCTGGCCCTGAACCGGTTTGTGCCGCTGACACATTCCAAAAAAAATCGGGCCGGCCGGGAAGAACGGCTGGAAATCCTGTCCCGATACGCTTCCTGTTCCCCGGCCATCCTCTCGGAAGCGGCAAAGCGGTTTCCCCGAAACCAGGCCGGGGTGGATGATATCCTGGATGCCCTGTGCGGCGCGGTCTCAGCCTTGTTCAAGGATCATCTCGTTTCCCTTCCGGCCGTGCCGGAAACCGATTCCTGCGGCCTGCCCATGCAGATCGTGTACGCGGATCCGGACAACGCCGGCCCTGTCCGGTAA
- a CDS encoding mechanosensitive ion channel family protein, giving the protein MNRHTNKLYLAMRYLSILSLILTGVLFFMTEGIVAAAGVEENAGNVSEVQQMEAQFLQAMEQTQKDIAGLESELVAETRNLEEDERQNKIYQTRMTFLKNLVIMSGIGISELEKGMEEIDLSLSLIQNRLQIVRQRSDKFRQTLLSTTERAAMLDQVRGEAGRLTDQEASVVKEYREYQSVLEKKQAILKAILEVLSDQESINQNALDAFEQMRDRLKQEIAKKEGGRLLQRIDKPYSLWQVTVFKQELIQAVKKMAGWLNPSVFREKWSLMKSQTAGFDVMVFAGLCLAAVAGFRGMAVLRSQPRFVSLTRQRIGYPLLLIQDCLPLLIGLGIVFVLSRTGFNTVFPDLIQFLQPLLVVVLLTRVTRVAVRLAVEGKPAQILAVVLKWQPFFIWGIRIFAFLLLFIHRFISFKSALLSPLFFSFELLLIAGVFLFFRDIDQIDPPPRYVRGTGLFFKTCAVAGLMADIAGYSFLAAYWYISWGITIAVASVTLLLIYSIQDVDQTFKQAVEPETGNTHGVSYPFYWILSNGIYLIIGVLVFVALVFSWGAGDRIFPFLSNVVTREYSLGKFQLSFSGLMFAFVVILTTYAIVQIWKQVMAEKILKKSGLSTGARESILTLSGYVVWALGILLSLTAFGLNTTSLAVVFGALSIGLGFGLQNIFNNFISGLILLFERPIQVGDVVEVGGTWGEVLKINVRSTLVQTYDNSTLIIPNSEFISSRVTNWSHRDPYIRRDLLVGVAYGSDTALVEQLLLEAADHVKEVVQYPRKAVVQFIDFGESSLDFRLRFWSTINDFLTAETRLRFEIDRLFRENSVEIPFPQRDIHMKA; this is encoded by the coding sequence TTGAACCGGCACACTAACAAACTGTATTTGGCCATGAGATATCTGTCCATCCTGTCGTTGATTCTGACCGGGGTTCTTTTTTTCATGACGGAAGGGATCGTGGCTGCGGCCGGGGTCGAGGAAAATGCCGGCAACGTCTCCGAAGTCCAGCAGATGGAAGCCCAGTTTTTACAGGCCATGGAACAGACGCAAAAAGACATTGCCGGGCTCGAGTCGGAACTGGTGGCTGAAACCCGGAATCTGGAAGAGGATGAGCGCCAGAACAAGATTTATCAGACACGGATGACCTTTTTGAAAAACCTGGTCATCATGTCAGGCATCGGGATTTCCGAGCTTGAAAAGGGGATGGAGGAGATCGATCTGTCCCTGTCTCTGATTCAGAACCGGCTTCAGATCGTCCGCCAGCGCTCCGACAAATTTCGACAGACCCTGCTGTCCACCACGGAACGGGCCGCGATGCTGGATCAGGTGCGCGGAGAAGCCGGCCGTTTAACTGATCAGGAAGCCTCCGTTGTCAAAGAGTACCGGGAATACCAGTCGGTGCTGGAAAAAAAACAGGCCATCCTCAAAGCCATTCTCGAGGTCCTGTCCGACCAGGAATCGATCAATCAAAACGCTTTGGATGCATTTGAACAGATGCGCGACCGGTTGAAACAGGAAATTGCAAAAAAAGAGGGGGGACGTCTGTTACAGCGGATCGACAAGCCTTACAGTCTGTGGCAGGTCACTGTGTTTAAACAGGAACTGATCCAGGCGGTCAAAAAGATGGCCGGCTGGCTGAACCCGTCCGTGTTCCGTGAAAAATGGTCTTTGATGAAAAGTCAGACAGCGGGTTTTGATGTCATGGTCTTTGCCGGGTTGTGTCTGGCCGCGGTTGCCGGTTTCAGGGGCATGGCCGTGCTCCGCAGCCAGCCGCGGTTTGTCTCGCTGACCCGGCAGCGGATCGGATATCCATTGCTTCTGATCCAGGACTGCCTGCCGTTGCTGATCGGGCTGGGCATTGTTTTTGTTTTGTCCCGGACCGGTTTCAACACGGTGTTTCCGGACCTGATCCAGTTTCTCCAGCCGCTGCTGGTGGTGGTGCTTCTGACCCGGGTGACCCGGGTGGCGGTGCGTCTGGCCGTTGAGGGAAAACCGGCACAGATCCTGGCCGTGGTACTCAAATGGCAGCCTTTTTTCATCTGGGGAATTCGGATTTTCGCGTTTCTGCTCCTGTTCATTCACCGGTTCATCTCTTTTAAAAGTGCATTGCTGTCTCCGTTGTTTTTCTCATTTGAGCTGCTTTTGATTGCGGGCGTGTTTCTTTTTTTCCGGGACATTGATCAGATCGATCCCCCTCCCCGGTATGTGCGGGGCACCGGGCTGTTTTTCAAGACCTGTGCTGTGGCCGGCCTGATGGCGGATATTGCGGGATACAGCTTTCTGGCGGCTTACTGGTACATTTCCTGGGGGATCACCATTGCCGTGGCCAGCGTCACTTTGCTTTTAATCTACTCGATCCAGGATGTGGACCAGACATTCAAACAGGCTGTGGAACCGGAAACCGGGAATACCCATGGCGTCTCCTATCCCTTCTACTGGATTCTGTCCAACGGGATCTACCTGATCATCGGGGTGCTGGTCTTTGTGGCCCTGGTATTTTCCTGGGGGGCCGGGGACCGCATTTTCCCGTTTTTGTCCAACGTGGTCACCCGTGAATACAGCCTGGGAAAATTTCAGTTGAGTTTTTCAGGTCTCATGTTTGCGTTTGTGGTCATTTTGACGACCTATGCCATTGTCCAGATCTGGAAGCAGGTGATGGCGGAAAAGATTCTGAAAAAAAGCGGCCTTTCCACCGGGGCCAGGGAATCCATCCTCACCTTGAGCGGGTATGTTGTCTGGGCTTTGGGCATTCTGCTCAGTCTCACGGCCTTCGGGCTGAACACCACCTCTCTGGCCGTGGTGTTCGGGGCCTTGAGTATCGGGCTGGGGTTCGGGCTTCAGAATATTTTCAACAATTTCATCAGCGGGTTGATCCTGCTGTTTGAGCGGCCCATCCAGGTGGGGGATGTGGTGGAAGTGGGCGGCACCTGGGGGGAGGTGTTGAAGATCAATGTCCGGTCCACCCTGGTCCAGACCTATGACAACTCCACGTTGATCATCCCCAATTCCGAGTTTATCAGTTCCCGGGTCACCAACTGGAGCCACAGAGATCCTTACATACGGCGGGACCTGCTGGTGGGGGTGGCTTATGGATCGGATACCGCGCTGGTGGAACAACTTCTGCTGGAGGCGGCGGACCATGTGAAAGAGGTGGTGCAGTATCCCAGAAAAGCAGTGGTTCAGTTCATCGATTTCGGGGAGAGCTCACTGGATTTCCGGCTCCGGTTCTGGTCCACTATCAATGATTTTCTGACAGCGGAAACCCGCCTGCGGTTTGAGATCGATCGCCTTTTCAGGGAAAACAGCGTAGAGATCCCCTTCCCCCAAAGAGACATTCACATGAAGGCATGA
- a CDS encoding SAM-dependent methyltransferase: MDPMEMDRLLNKKEFPRSTRYDTDWMLDNQMGPNAVWLAEWLCEVLPLEPGMRVLDLGCGRAMTSIFLAKEFDVQVWATDLWITPDHNWQRVVRAGVADKVFPLRSEAHAFPFPAEFFDAVVSIDAYQYFGTDVLYLGYLSRFLKPGGMLGVVMPALMQKMGAVIPDHLTRPQANGKVFWEDGCRSFKTADWWHKLWAGDSSVTDVRMETLPDGWRHWRDFETALEVAGKSIFPSDAQALDLDQGRYIGFVRGTARRTRTESMNLYDPAIGARVGVDQ; encoded by the coding sequence ATGGACCCGATGGAAATGGATCGATTGTTGAACAAAAAAGAGTTTCCCCGGTCCACCCGGTACGACACGGACTGGATGCTGGACAACCAGATGGGACCCAATGCCGTGTGGCTGGCGGAATGGCTGTGTGAGGTCCTGCCCCTGGAACCGGGCATGCGGGTTTTGGATCTGGGGTGCGGCCGGGCCATGACCAGTATTTTTCTGGCAAAGGAGTTTGACGTCCAGGTGTGGGCCACGGACCTGTGGATCACCCCGGACCACAACTGGCAGCGGGTGGTCCGGGCCGGGGTTGCCGACAAGGTGTTTCCCCTGCGGTCGGAGGCCCATGCATTCCCCTTTCCGGCAGAATTTTTCGATGCCGTGGTGTCCATTGATGCGTACCAGTATTTTGGCACGGATGTGCTGTACCTGGGATATCTGAGCCGGTTTCTTAAACCCGGCGGGATGCTGGGGGTGGTGATGCCGGCACTGATGCAGAAGATGGGGGCGGTCATCCCGGATCATCTGACCCGGCCCCAGGCCAACGGCAAGGTGTTCTGGGAAGACGGGTGCCGCAGCTTCAAAACCGCTGACTGGTGGCATAAATTGTGGGCCGGGGACAGCAGCGTCACGGATGTCCGGATGGAAACCCTGCCCGATGGCTGGCGGCATTGGCGGGATTTTGAAACCGCCCTGGAGGTGGCCGGTAAAAGCATTTTCCCGTCTGATGCCCAGGCACTGGACCTGGACCAGGGACGGTATATCGGGTTTGTCCGGGGAACGGCCCGGCGGACCCGGACCGAATCCATGAACCTGTATGACCCTGCCATCGGCGCCCGTGTAGGAGTGGACCAGTAG
- a CDS encoding VOC family protein, translated as MKINKIDHICIAVKDLDQARRIWEPVLGKTGPDDAYVDEPEKIKVVRYWVGEVGFELMESLTPDGDVAKFIEKNGEGVMVVSLNVANTREAMAELEEKDYPFIGGARPFRDGEFSFIHPKKMNGVLLELIDDKGTSDPVD; from the coding sequence TTGAAAATCAACAAAATCGATCACATCTGCATTGCGGTCAAGGATCTGGATCAGGCCCGCAGAATCTGGGAACCGGTCCTGGGAAAAACCGGGCCCGATGATGCCTACGTTGATGAGCCGGAAAAAATCAAGGTGGTGCGATACTGGGTTGGTGAGGTGGGGTTTGAACTCATGGAATCGTTGACCCCGGACGGGGATGTGGCAAAATTCATCGAAAAAAACGGCGAAGGCGTGATGGTGGTCAGTTTGAATGTGGCCAACACCCGGGAGGCCATGGCCGAGCTGGAAGAAAAAGACTATCCATTCATTGGCGGGGCCAGGCCGTTTCGTGACGGCGAGTTTTCCTTTATCCATCCTAAAAAAATGAACGGGGTCCTGCTGGAACTGATTGATGATAAAGGGACCAGTGACCCTGTTGATTGA
- a CDS encoding B12-binding domain-containing radical SAM protein, giving the protein MRVVLVFPPRASATYMPLGIASLASYIESTVPGSLVRLMDLNLAAWIHLAQGDVQGRDLLDFVRGHQGRFTDPDQTLAVKSIWDQLRQEMTRLGRQAETLLATGETLPGLHTLLDRQVRSILADDPELVGISVLFPEQVPFAAALARVLKQAIEETAVPPCRIVMGGAMMSALSVPDLMTGVPEIDGVVCGEGEEAAADLCAGTAWPDIPGLIFRLGDTLQINPGSRTISLKQVPAPDFSKLPIPDYFNPVPVLPVLFSRGCAWRKCRFCAHNFSFSGYRRKPVDIFVSELEHYSRTLGVTHFYSADEYILPADMDAICEEILARRLSIFFHILGKPTADCTPGRLALWSAAGCKWIGWGIESGSQRLLDLINKGTCVTDIQRVIKDSAAAGISNLGLMIFGLPSSTDADMDQTLAFLSDVYEDLAGLTASAFVLFDKTHFARNAGRYGLKIDGPVDLFHSNHTAVKSGRLKFREQAEDGSYRAPKGAVEVARWQQYRRWLGEVPLKEQLPPEHVLIHVTSALTSPSMSDITPVRQEHPGRIPGI; this is encoded by the coding sequence ATGCGCGTGGTTCTCGTTTTTCCGCCCCGGGCCAGTGCCACCTACATGCCTTTGGGCATCGCCTCTCTGGCCTCTTATATTGAATCAACCGTGCCCGGGTCTCTGGTCCGGCTGATGGATCTGAATCTGGCCGCCTGGATTCATCTGGCACAAGGAGACGTTCAGGGCAGGGACCTGCTTGATTTTGTCCGGGGTCACCAGGGCCGGTTTACCGATCCTGATCAGACCCTGGCTGTCAAGTCCATCTGGGACCAGCTCCGGCAGGAGATGACCCGGCTGGGCCGCCAGGCGGAAACATTACTGGCCACCGGTGAAACGCTGCCTGGTCTGCACACGCTGCTGGACCGCCAGGTTCGATCAATCCTGGCGGATGATCCCGAACTGGTGGGAATCTCGGTGCTGTTCCCGGAACAGGTGCCGTTTGCCGCGGCCCTGGCACGGGTTCTGAAGCAGGCAATTGAAGAAACCGCCGTCCCCCCGTGCCGGATCGTGATGGGCGGGGCCATGATGTCGGCCCTGTCCGTGCCGGACCTGATGACGGGTGTGCCTGAAATCGATGGTGTGGTCTGCGGGGAGGGGGAAGAAGCGGCAGCCGATCTGTGTGCCGGGACTGCCTGGCCCGATATTCCCGGACTGATTTTCCGGCTGGGAGACACCCTTCAAATCAATCCCGGATCCCGGACCATATCGCTGAAACAGGTGCCGGCCCCGGATTTTTCAAAACTGCCCATACCCGATTATTTCAACCCCGTGCCCGTGCTGCCCGTGCTGTTTTCCAGAGGGTGTGCCTGGCGCAAATGCCGGTTCTGCGCCCACAATTTCTCATTCAGCGGATACCGCAGAAAGCCGGTGGACATCTTTGTATCGGAACTGGAACACTACAGCCGAACCCTGGGCGTGACCCATTTTTATTCAGCAGATGAATACATCCTGCCCGCAGATATGGATGCCATCTGTGAAGAGATCCTGGCCAGGCGGTTGTCCATTTTTTTTCATATCCTGGGCAAACCCACGGCCGACTGCACGCCGGGCCGCCTGGCCCTGTGGTCCGCCGCCGGATGCAAGTGGATCGGGTGGGGCATTGAATCCGGTTCCCAGCGCCTGCTGGATCTGATCAACAAAGGCACCTGTGTCACAGACATCCAGCGCGTGATCAAGGACTCGGCGGCTGCCGGCATCTCCAACCTGGGACTGATGATTTTCGGACTTCCCTCTTCCACGGATGCGGACATGGACCAGACCCTGGCATTTTTAAGCGATGTGTACGAGGATCTGGCCGGTTTGACCGCCAGTGCCTTTGTCTTGTTCGACAAAACCCATTTTGCCAGAAACGCCGGCAGATACGGCCTGAAGATTGACGGTCCCGTTGATTTGTTTCACAGCAATCACACAGCGGTCAAATCCGGCCGACTGAAGTTCCGGGAACAGGCTGAAGACGGATCCTACAGAGCCCCCAAAGGCGCGGTGGAGGTTGCCCGGTGGCAGCAATACCGCCGATGGCTTGGCGAAGTACCCCTGAAGGAGCAGTTGCCCCCGGAGCATGTATTGATTCATGTCACGTCTGCTTTGACTTCTCCATCAATGTCCGATATAACACCCGTCAGGCAGGAACATCCCGGCCGGATCCCCGGGATATGA
- a CDS encoding flavodoxin family protein translates to MKSLIVYASQSGNTRKLATAVYDSLEGEKELCAIDQAPSGDLAYDLVAVGFWLQAGKPDPKTEAFLKACRTTAKMFFFATHGAAKGSDHARGAMEYAVSLVNGATVIGTYSCQGEVNPKVLEKIKQKDAPPPWLHEADDAVGHPDDQDIAELKAALKKAL, encoded by the coding sequence ATGAAATCTTTGATTGTATATGCCAGTCAGTCCGGAAACACCAGAAAACTGGCCACGGCCGTGTATGACAGCCTGGAAGGGGAAAAAGAACTGTGTGCCATAGACCAGGCCCCGTCCGGAGACCTGGCGTATGACCTGGTGGCTGTAGGGTTCTGGCTTCAGGCAGGCAAACCGGATCCCAAAACTGAAGCGTTTCTAAAGGCGTGCAGAACGACTGCAAAGATGTTCTTTTTTGCGACCCACGGGGCGGCCAAGGGCTCCGATCATGCCAGGGGGGCCATGGAATACGCCGTCAGCCTGGTGAACGGCGCCACTGTCATCGGCACCTACTCCTGCCAGGGCGAGGTCAATCCCAAGGTCCTGGAAAAGATCAAACAAAAAGACGCGCCCCCGCCCTGGCTCCATGAGGCGGACGATGCCGTGGGCCATCCGGATGATCAGGATATCGCCGAATTGAAGGCCGCGTTGAAAAAAGCGCTGTGA
- a CDS encoding type II toxin-antitoxin system VapB family antitoxin, with amino-acid sequence MRTTLDLPEDLLNQAMQVTNIRTKTKVITVALEELVRKSKISALKKFKGKVDLDIDLDVLRDRNRCRHI; translated from the coding sequence ATGAGAACCACTTTGGATTTACCTGAAGACTTGTTGAACCAAGCAATGCAGGTCACAAACATCAGGACAAAAACAAAAGTCATTACCGTAGCCCTGGAGGAACTGGTGAGGAAATCAAAAATTTCCGCATTGAAAAAATTCAAGGGCAAGGTGGATTTGGATATTGATCTGGATGTCTTGAGAGATCGCAACAGATGCAGACATATCTGA
- a CDS encoding DUF3883 domain-containing protein produces MAENWSEHEVQAAVEDYFNMLRLELTGQKFNKTEHRRTLLKRLKKRSHGSIELKHQNISAVLIEMGIPYIDGYKPRSNYQRSLLPNVITDFLVNYPEFQTLFQEDSQMVPAIPTVEDFLAAMESPPKREEKTNSVGVAEHSKIFNPVGVNYLEKESRNQSLGNAGEQFVINFERARLIHAGKGFLSERVEQISVTKGPSAGFDILSFEKNGTDRYIEAKTTKYGKNTPFFITPNELTFSQKNASRYHLYRIFKFRETPRLFSLQGYLEDHCVLNPSQFLAKPA; encoded by the coding sequence ATGGCTGAAAACTGGTCAGAACATGAAGTACAGGCCGCGGTTGAGGACTATTTCAACATGCTCCGCCTGGAGCTGACCGGTCAAAAGTTTAACAAAACTGAGCATCGCCGGACGTTGTTAAAACGATTGAAAAAACGATCCCACGGATCTATTGAACTCAAACACCAAAATATTTCCGCAGTTTTGATTGAAATGGGGATCCCATACATTGATGGCTACAAGCCCCGCTCAAATTATCAGCGAAGTTTACTGCCGAACGTTATAACCGATTTTCTCGTCAATTACCCCGAATTTCAGACTTTATTTCAAGAAGATTCTCAGATGGTACCTGCCATACCAACAGTAGAAGATTTTCTGGCAGCAATGGAATCACCGCCAAAAAGAGAAGAAAAAACTAATTCCGTCGGCGTCGCAGAACACAGTAAAATTTTCAATCCAGTGGGTGTAAATTATCTGGAAAAAGAGTCAAGAAATCAGTCTCTTGGGAATGCCGGCGAACAATTCGTCATCAATTTTGAACGGGCCAGGCTGATACATGCCGGCAAAGGGTTTCTATCGGAACGTGTTGAACAAATATCCGTGACAAAGGGACCTTCTGCCGGATTTGATATTCTATCATTTGAGAAAAACGGCACTGACCGATACATAGAGGCGAAAACAACCAAATATGGCAAGAACACGCCGTTCTTCATCACACCGAATGAATTGACGTTTTCCCAAAAAAATGCGTCCCGGTATCATTTATACCGAATCTTTAAATTCCGAGAAACACCACGCTTGTTTTCTCTCCAGGGGTATCTTGAAGATCATTGTGTTCTCAACCCCTCACAGTTCCTGGCGAAACCGGCATGA
- the sixA gene encoding phosphohistidine phosphatase SixA encodes MAVYLVQHGKSLPKEKDPAKGLSDTGRQETMKIADVAKMYQVPVSKIVHSGKTRAEQTAGIFRDILKKDAPLEQVDGIGPIDDVADLGTRIDPESNIMIVGHLPYMERLVSFLTAGNPDLNVIRFQNSGIVCLDRDENGWYIKWTLNPHIG; translated from the coding sequence ATGGCGGTGTATCTGGTACAGCACGGAAAAAGTTTGCCAAAGGAAAAGGACCCGGCCAAAGGATTGTCTGACACGGGCCGGCAGGAAACCATGAAAATTGCCGACGTGGCAAAGATGTACCAGGTGCCGGTGTCCAAAATCGTGCACAGCGGCAAAACCCGGGCTGAACAGACCGCAGGAATTTTCAGGGATATTTTGAAGAAGGATGCACCCCTGGAACAGGTGGACGGCATCGGTCCCATCGACGATGTCGCGGATCTGGGGACACGGATCGATCCGGAATCCAATATCATGATCGTGGGGCATCTGCCCTATATGGAACGGCTGGTCTCCTTTCTGACGGCCGGGAACCCGGACCTGAACGTCATCCGGTTCCAGAATTCCGGCATTGTGTGCCTGGACCGGGATGAGAATGGCTGGTATATCAAGTGGACCCTGAATCCGCACATCGGGTGA
- a CDS encoding MBL fold metallo-hydrolase, which yields MKQIIDTVWHVGDSGCSVYVVDTESDEGLVLIDAGMDLDLIKGIEISGLKFEDIRHCILTHCHIDHTAACAGLAKRLPGIRFYAHTLDAAPIEEPGHDGRTAADWYGISYEPISLHERLDDDTTLTIGSMDFHCLHIPGHTPGSIAVVVETAGQKVLFGQDLHGPFNDDFLSNLADYRRSMDRLLTLEADILCEGHYGIFQPKAQVRQFIEEHRERHLR from the coding sequence ATGAAACAGATCATAGACACTGTCTGGCATGTGGGCGACAGCGGCTGTTCAGTCTATGTGGTGGACACCGAAAGTGATGAGGGGCTGGTGCTGATCGATGCCGGCATGGATCTGGACCTGATCAAAGGGATCGAGATCAGCGGCCTGAAGTTTGAAGATATCCGGCACTGTATCCTGACCCATTGCCACATCGACCATACGGCTGCCTGTGCCGGGCTGGCAAAGCGTCTGCCGGGAATCCGGTTCTATGCCCATACACTGGATGCAGCCCCCATTGAAGAACCCGGCCATGACGGACGTACTGCGGCCGACTGGTATGGGATCTCTTATGAACCGATATCCCTGCATGAGCGATTGGACGACGACACAACACTCACCATTGGCAGCATGGATTTTCACTGCCTGCACATCCCCGGCCATACACCGGGGTCCATTGCCGTGGTGGTGGAAACGGCCGGCCAAAAAGTGCTGTTCGGCCAGGACCTGCACGGGCCTTTCAATGACGATTTCCTGTCTAACCTGGCTGATTACCGCAGATCCATGGACCGGCTGTTGACACTGGAGGCGGATATCCTGTGTGAGGGACATTACGGCATTTTTCAGCCAAAGGCGCAGGTGCGGCAGTTTATCGAGGAACACCGGGAGAGGCACCTGCGTTGA
- a CDS encoding type II toxin-antitoxin system RelE family toxin: MKTITWKNRARKQLKKIPKNYRLKILDSVSRLKDFPACDDLDIIHLTNHRYGYRLRIARYRVFFDNKETLKIIEIQEVKKRDDRTY, encoded by the coding sequence ATGAAAACTATCACCTGGAAAAACAGAGCCAGGAAGCAACTGAAAAAAATTCCGAAAAACTACAGGCTCAAAATACTTGACAGTGTCTCAAGGCTGAAGGATTTTCCAGCATGTGACGACCTCGACATTATACACCTGACAAACCACAGATATGGATATCGGCTGCGTATCGCCCGGTACAGGGTGTTTTTTGACAACAAAGAAACCCTTAAAATAATTGAAATTCAAGAGGTGAAAAAGCGTGATGACCGAACATACTGA
- a CDS encoding helix-turn-helix domain-containing protein, with translation MTEHTETQIIEYGGKPAFAVIPWEEYQHLINNQMDPDEADVEFPHEVVAANVMGDSLIKAWREYLGFTQEELATKAGIQQPALARMEKPDARPRTGTLKKLAEAMGLSVEQLRD, from the coding sequence ATGACCGAACATACTGAAACACAAATCATTGAATACGGCGGCAAACCCGCCTTTGCCGTCATCCCCTGGGAGGAATACCAGCACCTCATCAACAACCAAATGGACCCGGACGAAGCAGACGTTGAATTCCCCCATGAAGTGGTGGCGGCAAACGTGATGGGGGACAGCCTCATAAAGGCGTGGCGGGAATACCTGGGATTCACCCAGGAGGAACTGGCCACAAAAGCCGGCATTCAGCAGCCGGCACTGGCCCGGATGGAAAAACCGGATGCCAGGCCCCGGACCGGTACGCTGAAAAAACTGGCCGAGGCCATGGGACTCTCAGTTGAGCAGTTGCGGGATTGA